In one Acidimicrobiales bacterium genomic region, the following are encoded:
- the msrA gene encoding peptide-methionine (S)-S-oxide reductase MsrA, whose protein sequence is MRSLRKAQDLPAPEHALAGRDEPMPVPATHEVNGHPLVPPFPDGLEQIVLGSGCFWGTEELFWQLPGVYTTAVGYAGGVTPNPTYEEVCTGRTGHTEAVLVVFDPAVVSLDEILRTFWETHDPTQGMRQGNDIGTQYRSAIYTTSDQQLAEAEASATRYQAALHTAGRGEVTTEIGPLGPFFYAEPYHQQYLHKNPNGYRCHSATGIAFPA, encoded by the coding sequence ATGAGGTCGCTTCGCAAGGCACAGGATCTGCCGGCACCCGAGCACGCGCTCGCTGGGCGCGACGAGCCGATGCCGGTCCCCGCAACGCACGAGGTCAACGGCCATCCGCTCGTGCCACCGTTCCCTGACGGGCTGGAGCAGATCGTGCTCGGCAGCGGCTGCTTCTGGGGCACCGAGGAGCTGTTCTGGCAGCTGCCGGGCGTGTACACCACCGCGGTCGGCTATGCGGGTGGGGTAACCCCGAACCCCACGTACGAAGAGGTGTGCACCGGCCGGACCGGCCACACCGAAGCGGTCTTGGTCGTGTTCGATCCGGCGGTGGTGAGCCTCGACGAGATCCTGCGCACGTTCTGGGAGACGCACGACCCCACCCAGGGGATGCGTCAGGGCAACGACATCGGGACGCAGTACCGGTCGGCCATCTACACCACGTCCGACCAGCAGTTGGCCGAAGCCGAAGCGTCGGCCACCCGATACCAGGCAGCGCTCCACACGGCGGGCCGTGGCGAGGTCACCACCGAGATCGGTCCGCTCGGCCCCTTCTTCTACGCCGAGCCCTACCACCAGCAGTACCTGCACAAGAACCCCAACGGCTACCGCTGCCACTCCGCCACCGGCATCGCCTTCCCCGCCTGA
- a CDS encoding HAD family phosphatase, whose product MTVDSASMPTPLESPPFAVMWDMDGTLVDTEPDWIAAEYALVEEFGGHWDDGRAHSLIGLDLLAAAGVIRRLGSVDLQPEEIVHRLSAEVQDRIAHEPKWRPGAYELLDGLRRSEVPCALVTMSWAGLANSVVDHLPAGTFAAVVTGDVVTRGKPHPDPYLAAAARLGIEPAHGLAIEDSPTGVAAAVAAGVPTLAVPNVAGVAEQPGVVQVSTLADVRPHDLAALWAAARG is encoded by the coding sequence ATGACGGTCGACTCCGCATCGATGCCGACCCCGCTCGAAAGCCCTCCGTTCGCGGTGATGTGGGACATGGACGGCACGCTCGTCGACACCGAGCCGGACTGGATCGCCGCGGAGTACGCGCTGGTCGAGGAGTTCGGCGGGCACTGGGACGACGGGCGGGCCCACAGCCTGATCGGGCTCGACCTGCTCGCCGCCGCCGGGGTGATCCGGCGGCTCGGCTCGGTCGACCTGCAGCCAGAGGAGATCGTGCACCGCTTGTCCGCCGAGGTGCAGGACCGGATCGCCCACGAGCCGAAGTGGCGACCGGGCGCGTACGAGTTGCTCGATGGCCTCCGCCGATCCGAAGTGCCGTGCGCGCTGGTGACCATGTCGTGGGCCGGCCTTGCCAACTCGGTCGTCGACCATCTGCCGGCCGGAACGTTCGCGGCGGTGGTGACCGGCGACGTGGTCACGCGCGGCAAGCCCCATCCGGACCCGTATCTGGCGGCGGCCGCCCGGCTGGGGATCGAGCCGGCTCACGGCTTGGCCATCGAGGACTCACCGACCGGCGTGGCCGCGGCCGTGGCTGCCGGCGTCCCGACGTTGGCCGTGCCGAACGTGGCGGGCGTCGCGGAGCAGCCCGGAGTGGTGCAGGTGTCGACGCTCGCCGACGTGCGACCCCACGACTTGGCGGCCTTGTGGGCGGCAGCCCGCGGTTGA